A single region of the Sulfitobacter geojensis genome encodes:
- a CDS encoding electron transfer flavoprotein subunit beta/FixA family protein, whose translation MKVLVPVKRVIDYNVKVRVKADGSGVDLANVKMSMNPFDEISVEQAIRLKEAGQVDEIVVVSIGVKQSQETLRTALAMGADRAILVVATDDVHNDIEPLAVAKILKAIVDEEQPGLVLTGKQAIDNDMNATGQMLSALMGWSQATFASEVAIEGDKAKVTREVDGGLQTIEVSMPTVITVDLRLNEPRYASLPNIMKAKKKPMDEKTPADYGVDIANRLEIVKTVEPAERAAGIMVASVDELVAKLKEAGAV comes from the coding sequence ATGAAGGTGCTTGTACCTGTCAAACGCGTGATTGATTACAACGTGAAAGTGCGCGTCAAAGCGGACGGATCGGGTGTTGATCTTGCCAACGTAAAAATGTCGATGAACCCGTTTGACGAAATTTCCGTCGAACAGGCCATCCGTCTGAAAGAAGCCGGTCAGGTTGATGAAATCGTCGTGGTTTCTATCGGCGTGAAACAGTCGCAGGAAACCCTGCGCACGGCTTTGGCCATGGGCGCGGACCGCGCGATTCTTGTTGTCGCCACGGATGATGTGCACAACGACATCGAACCGCTGGCCGTTGCAAAAATCCTCAAGGCGATTGTGGATGAAGAGCAGCCCGGTCTGGTTCTGACGGGCAAGCAGGCGATTGACAACGACATGAACGCCACCGGTCAGATGCTGTCAGCGCTGATGGGTTGGTCACAGGCAACATTCGCTTCCGAAGTTGCGATCGAAGGCGACAAAGCCAAAGTCACACGCGAAGTCGACGGCGGTTTGCAGACCATCGAAGTCAGCATGCCAACGGTCATCACCGTTGACCTGCGCCTGAACGAACCACGTTATGCATCCCTGCCTAACATCATGAAGGCCAAGAAAAAGCCGATGGATGAAAAGACACCGGCAGATTACGGCGTTGATATCGCAAACCGTCTGGAAATCGTGAAAACGGTTGAGCCGGCAGAGCGTGCGGCAGGCATCATGGTTGCATCCGTGGATGAACTGGTAGCGAAACTCAAAGAAGCGGGGGCTGTGTAA
- a CDS encoding twin transmembrane helix small protein encodes MTDDPLFIVLLVAVFAVLIILMIGLGGFAGGGAFNKKNSNRLMRYRIVAQFVAVLLILGFVWLRGGSF; translated from the coding sequence ATGACGGACGATCCGCTATTTATTGTGCTTTTGGTGGCTGTGTTCGCCGTGCTGATCATTTTGATGATCGGATTGGGCGGGTTTGCCGGTGGCGGTGCCTTTAACAAAAAGAACTCCAACAGGCTGATGCGCTACCGTATCGTGGCGCAGTTCGTCGCGGTATTGCTGATCCTTGGATTTGTCTGGCTACGCGGAGGATCGTTTTAA
- a CDS encoding DUF6473 family protein codes for MTYDVLGAAPLDYLPCRYGASKLLFRGPRRDLSKPYLAFVGATETYGKFIDRPFPALVESAIGQNCANFGQINAGIDAFSTDPFVMNAATDAQIAVVQVMGAQNMTNRFYAVHPRRNDRFISTSPLLQTIYREVDFADFHFNKHMLKRLMEVSPERFRTVRDELQQAWMARMRLMLKRINGKSILLWFSDHAPEENGDDPEGIGRDPLFVTRAMMDEITPLATQVVEVVASKAAIAQGTQNMVFDEMDRQVASELLGPMAHQEAADALVEVIQTMR; via the coding sequence ATGACCTATGACGTATTGGGGGCCGCGCCCCTCGACTATCTACCGTGTCGCTACGGCGCGTCCAAACTGTTGTTCCGGGGGCCACGGCGGGATTTATCCAAGCCGTATCTGGCCTTTGTGGGGGCAACCGAAACCTATGGCAAATTTATCGACAGGCCGTTTCCCGCGCTTGTCGAAAGCGCCATCGGCCAAAACTGTGCCAACTTCGGCCAGATCAACGCGGGCATTGACGCGTTTTCGACGGATCCATTTGTGATGAATGCCGCAACAGATGCGCAAATTGCAGTGGTTCAGGTGATGGGTGCACAAAACATGACGAACCGGTTCTACGCCGTGCACCCGCGCCGCAATGATCGCTTCATCAGTACCTCGCCGCTGCTGCAAACCATTTACCGCGAGGTTGATTTTGCCGACTTCCATTTCAACAAACATATGTTGAAGCGGCTGATGGAAGTATCGCCCGAGCGATTCCGAACCGTACGGGACGAATTGCAACAGGCGTGGATGGCGCGGATGCGCCTGATGCTCAAACGGATCAACGGGAAATCAATTCTCTTGTGGTTCTCCGATCATGCCCCGGAAGAAAACGGCGATGATCCCGAAGGGATCGGGCGTGACCCCTTGTTTGTAACCCGTGCCATGATGGATGAAATCACACCGCTGGCCACTCAGGTGGTCGAGGTCGTCGCCTCCAAGGCGGCCATCGCACAGGGCACGCAAAACATGGTGTTCGACGAGATGGATCGGCAAGTCGCATCTGAACTGTTGGGGCCCATGGCCCATCAGGAAGCGGCAGATGCCTTGGTCGAGGTGATCCAGACCATGCGGTAA
- a CDS encoding lysophospholipid acyltransferase family protein, translated as MTDAQGVTQTEADAAPLKYDRSSLSYASTFDDPLKARMISAIEMLTGKLTILKLVRKFERSGAPTGQAFWRGALDTMGIDLTTPQAQLDRIPKEGPVVVVANHPHGMVDGMIFADLIGRVRPDYRILTRSLLTSIDEVAGSFMIPVPFPHDPDAQRKGVEMRASAMKHLKDGGVVALFPSGVVAASETWWGPAVEAEWNVFTAKMIRRSGATVVPMKFPGQNSRAYQIANKVSPMLRQGLLLHEIVHACNKPQGPIVGHPIAQSEIQSRADDPRGFMAWLRAHTLSLKD; from the coding sequence ATGACCGACGCACAAGGGGTCACCCAAACGGAGGCTGACGCCGCGCCGTTGAAATATGACCGCAGCAGCCTGTCCTATGCCTCCACCTTTGACGATCCGTTGAAGGCGCGCATGATCAGCGCCATCGAAATGCTGACCGGCAAGCTGACGATCCTGAAGCTGGTGCGCAAATTCGAACGCAGCGGTGCCCCCACCGGTCAGGCCTTCTGGCGGGGCGCGCTCGATACCATGGGCATCGACCTGACCACACCGCAGGCGCAACTGGACCGCATCCCCAAAGAGGGGCCCGTGGTCGTGGTTGCCAATCATCCGCATGGCATGGTGGACGGCATGATCTTTGCCGATCTCATCGGCCGCGTGCGCCCCGATTACCGCATCCTCACCCGCTCCCTGTTGACCTCCATCGACGAGGTCGCCGGCAGCTTTATGATCCCTGTGCCGTTCCCGCATGACCCCGATGCGCAGCGCAAAGGGGTTGAAATGCGGGCCAGCGCGATGAAACATCTGAAGGATGGCGGCGTGGTTGCCCTCTTTCCGTCGGGCGTGGTCGCGGCGTCTGAAACATGGTGGGGGCCGGCGGTCGAAGCGGAATGGAACGTCTTTACCGCCAAAATGATCCGCCGTTCGGGTGCCACGGTTGTGCCGATGAAATTCCCCGGGCAAAACAGCCGCGCCTATCAAATCGCCAATAAAGTCAGCCCTATGCTGCGTCAGGGTTTGCTGTTGCACGAGATCGTCCACGCCTGCAACAAACCCCAGGGCCCGATTGTCGGGCATCCGATCGCGCAATCCGAAATCCAGTCCCGCGCTGACGATCCGCGCGGGTTCATGGCATGGCTGCGCGCCCATACCTTGTCACTGAAAGACTAA
- a CDS encoding 3-hydroxybutyryl-CoA dehydrogenase: MDIQTIGIVGAGQMGNGIAHVMALAGYDVKMTDISEEALKAAVDTIQGNLSRQVGRGKIAEADMTAAMGRIATTTVLKELGPSDLIIEAATERETIKQAIFEDLLPHLKPETILTSNTSSISITRLASRTDRPEKFMGFHFMNPVPVMQLVELIRGIATDAPTFNACKAVVDKLGKTSASAEDFPAFIVNRILMPMINEAVYTLYEGVGNVQSIDSSLKLGANHPMGPLELADFIGLDTCLAIMNVLHDGLADTKYRPCPLLTKYVEAGWLGRKSQRGFYDYRGDVPVPTR; encoded by the coding sequence ATGGACATTCAGACAATCGGCATCGTGGGCGCAGGGCAAATGGGCAACGGGATTGCCCATGTGATGGCGCTGGCGGGCTATGACGTAAAGATGACCGATATCAGCGAAGAGGCCCTGAAGGCCGCGGTAGACACCATTCAAGGCAATCTGTCGCGGCAGGTCGGTCGGGGCAAGATTGCCGAAGCTGACATGACAGCGGCCATGGGGCGGATTGCGACCACGACCGTGCTAAAGGAGCTGGGCCCCAGTGATCTGATCATCGAGGCGGCCACCGAACGCGAGACGATCAAACAGGCGATTTTCGAAGACCTGTTGCCACACCTGAAACCCGAAACGATTCTAACGTCGAACACCTCTTCGATTTCGATCACCCGTCTGGCCAGCCGGACGGACCGGCCCGAAAAATTCATGGGGTTTCATTTCATGAACCCGGTACCGGTGATGCAGCTGGTGGAATTGATCCGCGGCATTGCGACCGATGCGCCGACATTCAATGCCTGCAAGGCTGTTGTGGACAAGCTGGGCAAGACCTCTGCCTCGGCCGAGGATTTTCCGGCGTTTATCGTGAACCGGATCCTGATGCCGATGATCAACGAGGCGGTTTACACGCTGTACGAAGGTGTCGGGAATGTTCAGTCCATCGACAGCTCCCTGAAGCTGGGTGCGAACCATCCGATGGGGCCGCTGGAGCTGGCGGATTTTATCGGGCTGGATACCTGTCTGGCGATCATGAACGTGCTGCATGACGGTTTGGCGGATACCAAATACCGCCCCTGCCCCCTGTTGACCAAATATGTCGAAGCCGGATGGTTGGGGCGTAAATCACAGCGCGGGTTTTACGATTACCGCGGCGATGTCCCTGTGCCGACACGCTAA
- a CDS encoding DNA topoisomerase IV subunit A, producing the protein MSDITDPTEDDPRNVSEPLRLALGERYLTYALSTIMHRALPDARDGLKPVHRRILYAMRELRLASNGGFRKSAKISGDVMGNYHPHGDAAIYDAMARLAQDFNVRYPLVDGQGNFGNIDGDNPAASRYTEARMTAVAEAMLEGLNENAVDFRENYDGTLTEPVVLPAQFPNLLANGSTGIAVGMATNIPPHNISELCDACIHMIKVPDCRDETLLNYVPGPDFPTGGVIVEPKENIANAYATGKGGFRLRCRWEVEDLGRGVWQIVVTEIPYQVQKSKLIEKIAELIQIKKIPILADVRDESAEDLRMVIEPRSKNVDPDVLMGMLFRNCDLEVRFSLNMNVLIDGVTPKVCSMKEVLRAFLDHRREVLQRRSTHRMEKIDHRLEVLEGFIIAFLNLDRVIDIIRYDDDPKAALMREDWGREHVRAMTEADYVSPPAGDGELSEVQTDAILNMRLRSLRRLEELELMREQSALMEERAGLEDLLESEDLQWQTITDQLRATKKQFGKDWVIDGVPCGNRRTTFAEAGVIEEVPLEAMIDREPITVVCSEMGWIRAMTGHIDLNRELKFKDGDGPGYIFHAETTDRLLVFGSNGRFYTLSASTLPGGRGMGEPVRLMVDLPNEAQIVALFIHQPDRKLLVASSAGDGFVVPENDVVAQTRSGKQVLNVRGDTTALICKPTAGNAVATVGENRKVLVFALDELPEMARGKGVRLQKYKDGGLSDATSFVLEDGLSWLDPAGRTRTEVDLKEWTGKRASAGRMAPRGFPRDNKFT; encoded by the coding sequence ATGTCAGATATAACCGATCCTACCGAGGACGATCCTCGCAATGTCTCCGAACCGCTGCGTCTTGCGCTGGGCGAACGCTATCTGACCTATGCATTATCGACGATCATGCACCGCGCCCTGCCGGATGCCCGCGATGGATTGAAACCGGTCCACCGCCGTATCTTGTATGCGATGCGCGAATTGCGTCTGGCGTCGAACGGGGGCTTTCGGAAGTCCGCCAAGATTTCCGGCGATGTGATGGGTAACTATCACCCGCATGGCGACGCCGCGATTTACGACGCGATGGCGCGTCTCGCACAGGATTTTAACGTCCGCTATCCGCTCGTCGACGGGCAGGGGAACTTTGGCAACATCGACGGCGATAACCCCGCCGCCAGCCGTTATACCGAAGCGCGGATGACCGCCGTGGCCGAGGCCATGTTGGAAGGGCTTAACGAAAACGCCGTTGATTTTCGCGAAAATTATGACGGCACGCTGACCGAACCTGTGGTGCTGCCGGCGCAGTTCCCGAATCTGTTGGCCAATGGGTCGACCGGTATCGCCGTGGGCATGGCGACCAACATCCCGCCGCATAACATTTCTGAACTGTGCGATGCCTGCATCCACATGATCAAAGTACCCGATTGCCGCGACGAAACCTTGTTGAACTATGTACCCGGCCCCGATTTCCCGACCGGTGGTGTCATTGTCGAACCGAAGGAAAACATCGCCAACGCCTATGCCACGGGCAAGGGCGGTTTCCGCCTGCGCTGCCGTTGGGAGGTCGAGGATCTGGGCCGCGGTGTCTGGCAGATTGTCGTCACCGAAATTCCCTATCAGGTGCAGAAATCCAAGTTGATCGAAAAGATCGCCGAGCTGATCCAGATCAAGAAGATCCCGATTCTGGCGGATGTGCGCGACGAATCTGCCGAAGATTTGCGTATGGTGATCGAACCGCGTTCGAAAAACGTCGATCCCGATGTTTTGATGGGCATGTTGTTCCGCAACTGTGACCTTGAGGTGCGGTTCTCGTTGAACATGAACGTGCTGATCGATGGGGTAACGCCCAAGGTCTGCTCGATGAAGGAAGTACTGCGCGCTTTCCTTGATCACCGTCGCGAGGTTTTGCAGCGCCGCAGCACCCACCGGATGGAAAAAATTGACCACAGGCTTGAGGTATTGGAAGGGTTTATCATTGCCTTCCTCAACCTTGACCGTGTGATCGACATCATCCGCTATGATGATGACCCCAAGGCGGCGCTGATGCGGGAGGATTGGGGGCGTGAGCACGTGCGCGCCATGACCGAGGCCGATTATGTCTCGCCGCCAGCAGGCGATGGCGAGCTGTCCGAAGTGCAAACCGATGCGATCCTGAACATGCGCCTGCGGTCCCTGCGCCGCCTGGAAGAGCTGGAGCTGATGCGCGAGCAATCCGCGCTGATGGAAGAACGTGCCGGGCTTGAGGATTTGCTGGAAAGCGAAGACCTGCAATGGCAAACCATTACCGACCAGCTGCGCGCGACCAAAAAGCAGTTCGGCAAGGACTGGGTGATTGACGGCGTTCCCTGTGGCAACCGCCGCACGACATTTGCCGAAGCGGGCGTGATCGAAGAGGTGCCGCTTGAAGCGATGATCGACCGCGAACCGATCACGGTTGTCTGTTCCGAAATGGGCTGGATCCGCGCCATGACCGGCCACATCGACCTGAACCGCGAGCTGAAGTTCAAGGACGGCGACGGGCCGGGCTATATCTTTCACGCCGAAACCACCGACCGTTTGCTGGTCTTTGGCTCGAACGGGCGGTTTTACACGCTGTCCGCCTCGACCCTGCCGGGCGGGCGCGGCATGGGGGAACCGGTGCGTCTGATGGTGGACCTGCCGAACGAAGCGCAAATTGTGGCGTTGTTCATCCACCAACCGGATCGCAAACTGCTGGTCGCCTCTTCGGCGGGGGACGGATTTGTGGTGCCGGAAAACGACGTGGTGGCGCAGACGCGGTCGGGTAAACAGGTGCTGAACGTACGCGGCGATACCACTGCGTTGATCTGTAAACCGACGGCGGGCAATGCTGTGGCGACGGTCGGCGAAAACCGCAAGGTGCTGGTGTTCGCCTTGGACGAGCTGCCCGAAATGGCACGTGGTAAAGGCGTGCGTTTGCAGAAATACAAGGATGGCGGGCTGTCGGATGCCACCAGTTTCGTGCTGGAGGACGGGCTGAGCTGGCTCGATCCTGCGGGGCGCACACGCACCGAAGTGGACCTGAAAGAGTGGACCGGCAAACGCGCCAGCGCGGGCCGGATGGCACCACGTGGTTTCCCGCGTGATAACAAGTTCACCTGA
- a CDS encoding HPr family phosphocarrier protein, translating to MTQITLEIVNIKGLHARASAKLVEVVEAFDARAEVSKDGMSASGDSIMGLLMLAAACGSTIEVVTSGPDEVPLAEALTALVADKFGEGD from the coding sequence ATGACCCAGATTACCCTAGAGATCGTGAACATTAAGGGCCTGCACGCGCGGGCCTCTGCCAAACTGGTAGAGGTCGTAGAAGCATTTGACGCCCGCGCGGAGGTCAGCAAGGATGGCATGTCTGCATCAGGTGACAGCATCATGGGCCTTTTGATGTTGGCAGCGGCCTGCGGAAGCACTATTGAGGTTGTCACTTCCGGCCCTGATGAAGTGCCTCTGGCAGAGGCATTAACAGCGCTGGTGGCAGATAAATTCGGCGAGGGCGACTGA
- a CDS encoding DUF898 family protein: MSDAPILNSPWQSAPQPKVVPSGTGAENGMTVEFSGKRWSLFWLALKTGFFTILTLGFYRFWMKTRLRRWYWSAIRPGGHPMEYTGDPMEKLLGFFIAVVILTFYIGIVNLLLMFVSFSVFNSSVIGYVLSFAGVVPIWFYARYRARRYVLARTRWRGVRFGLEKGAWGYAIRALWYWFLTIITAGILWPRMTFLLEKYKTDRTFYGSARLFQDGRWQMLYRAAWPLIASLVLLAGAVLWTIQFAPVFPDGIKDGAELIKLVDAFFDGLDPSINWTQPERLLLFPLALSGIVCGAIYYRWVSKRIMAQHKRGPGVQFDSRLSGVRVSFIYVLGNFIAYAMLVLGVAALALLAVALFSDGMAILADTPGAGMMQDLPRGIAVAGLALLYLTFFLLWGVLYNTFVTYPLMRHMARTTSLPLSVGLALVSQRARDEFAEAEGFAEALDLGAAI; the protein is encoded by the coding sequence ATGAGCGACGCCCCGATCCTTAACAGCCCTTGGCAATCCGCACCGCAACCCAAAGTTGTCCCCTCGGGGACAGGTGCAGAAAACGGGATGACCGTTGAGTTTAGCGGAAAACGCTGGAGCCTTTTCTGGCTGGCGTTGAAAACCGGTTTCTTTACGATCTTAACACTCGGGTTTTATCGCTTCTGGATGAAGACGCGATTGCGGCGCTGGTACTGGTCGGCCATCCGCCCCGGCGGGCACCCGATGGAATACACCGGCGATCCGATGGAAAAGCTGTTGGGCTTTTTCATCGCTGTGGTGATCCTGACCTTCTACATCGGCATCGTGAACCTGTTGCTGATGTTCGTCAGCTTTTCGGTCTTTAATTCGTCGGTCATCGGGTATGTGCTAAGTTTCGCAGGGGTTGTCCCGATCTGGTTTTACGCCCGCTACCGTGCGCGACGTTATGTGCTGGCGCGGACCCGTTGGCGTGGTGTGCGTTTCGGCCTTGAAAAAGGCGCGTGGGGCTATGCCATCCGCGCCCTTTGGTATTGGTTTTTAACGATTATCACGGCAGGCATCCTGTGGCCGCGCATGACCTTCCTGTTGGAAAAATACAAAACCGATCGAACGTTCTACGGCTCTGCCCGCTTGTTTCAGGACGGGCGTTGGCAGATGTTATATCGCGCCGCATGGCCCCTGATTGCCAGCCTTGTGTTGTTGGCGGGGGCGGTGTTGTGGACAATACAATTCGCCCCGGTGTTCCCCGATGGAATCAAGGACGGCGCGGAATTGATCAAGCTGGTGGATGCCTTTTTCGACGGGCTGGACCCAAGCATCAATTGGACGCAGCCCGAACGGCTGCTGCTGTTCCCGCTGGCCTTGTCTGGGATTGTTTGTGGCGCGATCTATTATCGCTGGGTCAGCAAAAGGATTATGGCACAGCATAAACGGGGGCCCGGCGTGCAGTTTGACAGTCGCCTGAGCGGTGTGCGGGTAAGTTTCATCTATGTGCTGGGCAATTTCATCGCCTATGCCATGTTGGTACTGGGCGTCGCAGCACTGGCGCTTTTGGCGGTTGCCCTGTTTTCGGACGGAATGGCGATACTGGCAGATACGCCCGGCGCGGGCATGATGCAGGACCTGCCGCGCGGGATTGCTGTGGCTGGGTTGGCCCTGTTGTACCTGACCTTCTTCCTGCTGTGGGGGGTGCTTTATAACACCTTTGTTACCTATCCCTTGATGCGCCATATGGCCCGCACCACCAGTTTGCCGTTGTCGGTGGGGCTGGCTTTGGTCAGCCAGCGGGCGCGCGATGAGTTTGCCGAAGCCGAAGGCTTCGCCGAAGCGCTGGATCTGGGGGCGGCCATATGA
- a CDS encoding SDR family oxidoreductase: MSDTPIAKSILITGCSSGIGYDAAHGMRARGWRVFAACRQADDCARLKAEGFEAPLLDYTDETTIQSALAEVLAATGGTLDALFNNGAHGLPGAVEDLPTDALREIFESNFFGWHSLTRAVIPVMRGQGGGRIVQCSSVLGFVTMPWRGAYNATKFALEGLTDTLRIEMRGTGVHICLIEPGPVTSKIRANSIPHFERWVDWRNSVRAEQYQRSLLKRLYESSGPDRFELPPDAVTKRLIHAVESPRPRPRYYVTLPTYLSGILRRILPTRALDWVLSR, from the coding sequence ATGTCTGATACCCCTATTGCCAAGTCGATCCTGATCACCGGCTGTTCCAGTGGCATCGGCTATGACGCCGCGCACGGGATGCGGGCACGGGGCTGGCGGGTGTTTGCCGCCTGTCGTCAAGCAGACGACTGTGCCCGCTTGAAAGCCGAAGGCTTTGAAGCACCCTTGCTGGATTACACTGACGAAACAACGATCCAATCTGCGCTGGCCGAAGTTCTTGCCGCAACCGGCGGGACATTGGACGCACTGTTTAACAACGGCGCGCACGGGTTGCCCGGCGCGGTAGAAGACCTGCCCACAGACGCCTTGCGCGAGATTTTTGAAAGCAACTTTTTCGGCTGGCACAGCCTGACCCGCGCGGTGATTCCGGTCATGCGCGGACAGGGCGGCGGGCGTATCGTGCAATGTTCATCAGTGTTGGGGTTCGTCACAATGCCGTGGCGCGGTGCCTATAATGCCACCAAATTCGCGCTTGAGGGGCTGACCGACACATTGCGCATCGAAATGCGCGGGACCGGTGTGCATATCTGCCTGATAGAACCCGGCCCTGTGACGTCAAAAATCAGAGCAAATTCGATCCCGCATTTCGAACGCTGGGTGGACTGGAGAAACTCTGTGCGTGCAGAACAATACCAACGGTCCCTCCTCAAACGCCTGTACGAATCATCGGGGCCGGACCGGTTCGAACTGCCCCCCGATGCTGTCACCAAACGCCTGATCCACGCGGTCGAAAGCCCCCGTCCCCGCCCGCGTTATTACGTCACACTGCCCACCTATCTGTCTGGTATCCTGCGCCGTATCCTGCCCACCCGTGCACTTGATTGGGTCTTGAGCCGCTGA
- a CDS encoding SH3 domain-containing protein: MSGGSDFDADAIRAARLAAAEEPAVIVQKEIVTTPQPVVLAAAPKVVVDTDPPLDNGVTRVSLNLTTLGDVSSSADREIVPQNASLVTSSADTPAIIPSLIDPNDGVSNAVSIPTSAAADIRTVSGNRVNVRGGPGTDFGVVSRLVRGDEVKIIQDDGNGWVRFETLDGGTGGWMADFLLTSG; this comes from the coding sequence ATGAGCGGCGGCTCCGATTTTGATGCGGACGCGATCCGCGCTGCGCGTCTTGCAGCTGCCGAAGAACCTGCGGTGATCGTGCAGAAGGAAATCGTTACCACACCTCAGCCGGTTGTGCTGGCTGCTGCGCCAAAGGTGGTTGTTGATACGGATCCGCCACTGGACAACGGTGTGACGCGGGTATCTCTCAACCTGACCACGTTGGGCGATGTGTCCTCAAGCGCGGACCGTGAAATCGTGCCGCAGAACGCCAGCCTTGTAACCTCATCTGCCGATACACCTGCGATCATTCCCAGTCTCATCGACCCGAATGACGGTGTTTCCAACGCTGTCAGCATCCCCACAAGTGCGGCCGCTGATATTCGCACCGTGTCGGGCAACCGTGTGAACGTGCGCGGCGGTCCGGGGACAGATTTTGGTGTCGTTTCCCGTCTGGTGCGCGGTGACGAGGTCAAGATTATTCAGGACGATGGCAATGGCTGGGTCCGTTTTGAAACGCTTGACGGGGGCACCGGTGGCTGGATGGCGGATTTCCTGTTGACCAGCGGCTAA
- a CDS encoding cob(I)yrinic acid a,c-diamide adenosyltransferase, whose product MVVLNKIYTRTGDSGTTALGNGDRVAKHDARVDAYGTSDELNCFVGVARLEATGETDAALSRIQNDLFDLGADLCRPDMASDKDAEYPPLRLASAQVDRLEAEIDVMNASLDPLRSFILPGGTALAAHLHVCRTVARRAERLAVLLAEHETVNPAAVKYLNRLSDWFFVAARMSNNGGKDDVLWVPGANR is encoded by the coding sequence ATGGTTGTTCTGAACAAGATTTACACACGGACCGGTGACAGCGGCACAACCGCCCTTGGCAACGGGGATCGCGTTGCGAAACATGACGCGCGGGTCGACGCCTATGGCACCTCGGACGAATTGAATTGTTTTGTCGGTGTGGCGCGGCTGGAGGCGACGGGAGAGACCGACGCGGCGCTGTCGCGCATTCAGAACGATCTGTTCGATCTGGGTGCGGATCTGTGCCGCCCCGATATGGCGTCCGATAAGGACGCGGAATACCCGCCATTGCGGTTGGCAAGCGCGCAGGTTGACCGGCTTGAGGCCGAAATTGACGTGATGAACGCAAGCCTTGACCCGTTGCGCAGTTTTATCCTGCCGGGCGGCACCGCATTAGCGGCACATCTGCATGTCTGCCGGACTGTGGCGCGGCGCGCCGAACGGCTGGCCGTCCTTTTGGCGGAGCATGAAACGGTCAATCCAGCCGCCGTGAAGTATCTGAACCGGCTTAGCGACTGGTTCTTTGTTGCCGCACGCATGTCGAATAATGGCGGCAAGGATGACGTGCTTTGGGTGCCGGGGGCGAACCGCTGA
- a CDS encoding electron transfer flavoprotein subunit alpha/FixB family protein has product MAVLLLAEVTDGELAMDATAKAVTAAKALGDVTVLAAGGSAAAAGEAAAKIDGVSKVLVAEDASLGHRLAESTAALIVSLADDYEHIVAPATTDAKNVMPRVAALLDVMIISDASGVVDGDTFERPIYAGNAVQTVKSTDAKKVITFRGASFDAAGEGGSASVETIGAAADPGLSSWVEDKVAASDRPELTSAGVVVSGGRGVGSEEDFALIEKLADKLGAAVGASRAAVDSGYAPNDWQVGQTGKVVAPDLYVAVGISGAIQHLAGMKDSKIIVAINKDEEAPIFQVADFGLVADLFEAVPEFMDKL; this is encoded by the coding sequence ATGGCTGTTCTACTCCTTGCAGAAGTAACCGACGGCGAACTGGCGATGGATGCAACGGCCAAGGCCGTGACTGCCGCCAAAGCTTTGGGCGATGTGACTGTTCTTGCGGCGGGCGGCTCTGCCGCGGCGGCAGGTGAAGCAGCAGCCAAGATTGATGGTGTGTCCAAAGTGCTGGTCGCCGAAGATGCATCGCTGGGTCACCGTCTGGCCGAATCAACAGCGGCGCTGATTGTTTCGCTGGCGGATGATTATGAACATATCGTCGCCCCTGCGACCACAGACGCCAAGAACGTGATGCCACGGGTTGCGGCGCTGTTGGACGTTATGATCATTTCCGACGCTTCCGGCGTTGTGGATGGCGACACGTTCGAGCGTCCGATTTACGCGGGCAACGCGGTCCAGACTGTTAAATCCACCGATGCCAAAAAGGTCATCACCTTCCGCGGCGCGTCCTTTGATGCGGCGGGCGAAGGCGGTTCTGCCTCTGTCGAAACCATCGGTGCGGCGGCTGATCCGGGCCTGTCTTCATGGGTTGAAGACAAGGTTGCGGCGTCCGACCGTCCTGAACTCACCTCTGCGGGTGTGGTTGTGTCCGGTGGGCGCGGTGTTGGTTCCGAAGAAGACTTTGCACTGATCGAAAAGCTGGCAGACAAGCTGGGCGCCGCCGTGGGCGCGTCCCGTGCTGCGGTTGATTCGGGCTACGCCCCGAACGACTGGCAAGTTGGCCAGACCGGCAAGGTTGTCGCCCCTGATCTGTATGTCGCTGTTGGTATTTCCGGTGCGATTCAGCACCTTGCCGGCATGAAAGACAGCAAAATCATCGTCGCCATCAACAAAGACGAAGAAGCGCCGATCTTTCAGGTTGCCGACTTTGGCTTGGTTGCGGATCTGTTCGAAGCCGTCCCCGAGTTCATGGACAAGCTGTAA